The genomic window TGGCGTCGCGGACGGCGGGCAGTTCCCGGCACCGGGCCAAGGCGGCGGGCGGATTGGCGCAGACGACCTCGAATCGCCGGGTACCGGCGGGCATGACCGCGGGCAGGGCCTTGAGGTCGTCGGGTTCGCCCAGGGCGATGAGTTGTGACAGGTGGATGTATCCGACGTGGGTACAGCGTTCGGCCTCGTCCATGTAGTGGGTGGTCACGAGCATGGTGACGCCCTGATGAGCCAAGGTGAAGAGCAGATCCCAGAGATCCCGGCGGGCGACCGGATCGATGCCGGCGGTGGGCTCATCGAGGAAGAGCATTTCTGGTTCGTGGATCACGGCGCAGGCCAGGGCCAGGCGTTGTTTCCAGCCTCCGGAGAGATGTCCGGCGAGGCGGTCGGCGTACGCGCCCAGGCCGGTCAGTTCCATGACGCGTTGTTCTCGTTCGCGTTGACGGGTGGCGTTCAGGCCGTAGATCATGCCGTAGAATCGGAGGTTTTCGGTCACGCTGAGGTCGGCGTAGAGGCTGAATTTCTGGGACATGTAGCCGATCCGCCGCTTGATGGCCTCGGGGTTGCGGCGGATGTCGATGCCCAGCACTCGGCCCTGTCCGTCGCTGGGTCGGAGGACGCCGCAGAGCATGCGGATCAAGGTGGATTTGCCTGATCCGTTGGGGCCGAGCAGGCCGAAGATGCTGGCTCGTGGCACCTCGAAGCTCACCTCGCGGACGGCCACGAAGCTGCCGAACCGGCGGGTCAACCTGGTGGTGTGGATGACTGCCTGGTTCATGGATTGGCGGCCTCTCCCAGCAGGACGTCAGCGGCCATCCCGACGCGGAGCCGGTCCGAGCCTTGGTCGAGGTACACCTTGATCCGGAACACCTGCTTGCTACGTTCCTCTGGGGTCTGGACATTTCGGGGGGTGAATTCGGCTTCCTGGGCGAGGAAGGTGAGGCGTCCCTGGAATTGCT from Phycisphaerae bacterium includes these protein-coding regions:
- a CDS encoding ABC transporter ATP-binding protein, yielding MNQAVIHTTRLTRRFGSFVAVREVSFEVPRASIFGLLGPNGSGKSTLIRMLCGVLRPSDGQGRVLGIDIRRNPEAIKRRIGYMSQKFSLYADLSVTENLRFYGMIYGLNATRQREREQRVMELTGLGAYADRLAGHLSGGWKQRLALACAVIHEPEMLFLDEPTAGIDPVARRDLWDLLFTLAHQGVTMLVTTHYMDEAERCTHVGYIHLSQLIALGEPDDLKALPAVMPAGTRRFEVVCANPPAALARCRELPAVRDATLFGTALHVLVQETLPPQNLLAHIAPGDSAATFRPIGPTLEDVFVLLSRQRAAGGAS